The window ATCTCAAGACACTGAAATGGCTGGAGATTGCTGCATCAGGCTGCTCTatagtcttttcttttaaacCCACTTCCTTATTTCCTTAAGTGTTGAATTCAGAAAAGTGAGCAAGTTATATTACATGATGAGTGATGGCTGCTGTATTGAGTGGAAAAATGGAGGCTGAGGTcatttggagggggtgggggatgggatgcTCTTTTGCAAAATCAAACAAATTATTTCCAGTTTCCTCCCAAGAAGCTTTTTTCCTTGATCCTGAGTTAGGCATTCTTATAAAGACCTGTTTTCCCAGTGTTAAGGTGCAATTGTGACTTCCTGTTGACTTGCTCTGGCTTCCCTCAGTGACTGTAAGCTTGTAGAAGGCAGGGACACTGTTTTGTCCACCATTATATCTCCACTGCCTTGTATGTATTGAAATCAAAGTGTTATTTTTATACCTAACCCATAACCCAGACTCAGAGAAGGTCTGGAAAGAATGAATCTTTTTACTTTGATGCCTGATGCTGTATTCTTTCTAGCTAGTGTCTTCTATTTGGAAGGCTGTAGACCTCTATCTTGAGGTCTGAACTTTAGTTTCAAGGTCAGGTCAAATAGGCTGCTGCCCTGAGCCAACACACCACCTGCCCTGGGCTAGTTGTTTGTGCTACCGACTTGACATTCTTTTCTTAGAAACTGTACTCAAAATGCAACCATGTGGCTtaataaaagttttcaaaaatgacacagaaaagaaatactttcagATATtgtaaaatcacttttattttttaccatatcCAACATTTCAGTGACCCATACATGACTGATTTAGGAGAAAAGATCTGGTTTTATgatttttcatgtcttctgtaggggtgaatatattttttccaaagaacagagaaggaagctgaatcatgaaatcatatggtgaaCATTGTCACAGCAGGAGTTGTCCCGAAGCTTAAAGGAAATAGTTTTCagacattcaaaaatatatactttatggGAAGGGAGAATAACCATTGGAAGTCTAGCCTTAGAGCCTATacggagaaaaaaattaatatgtcaaATGTGAACTCACAGATGATCACTTTATAATGGATTATGAAAATGAATTCAGAGATGTTTGGAGCCCTTAACCTATGAAGGCAATTTAATGGAAGAACTCTAACTTCCACTTCTGGGGCTAGGTAAGCTGCTTGTCTGACCCAATGTGGAGTTTATGACGTTTACACTCCTCTAGTGAGTTGAAGCCAGCTACTGACCCTTAATGGTGTCACCAAACTCAGCTCTGGGAGCCGGCACTCCAGAACCTCAGGTTAGGGGATCAGGGGAATGTGTAGGTAGGAATAGGTTCTGATTCCTATCTCTTTGTTTGGTACTCCCTTTGAAGTCCTCTGTGGACTAAAAAACTGGTTCCCACTTAGTCATGAAGAAACCATGAGAAACGAGTTGCATTTCTGAGATATTTCTATCTCTTCAGTCTGATGTTGAAAGCAAAGGGCTTTCTTTTGGGAGTGAGTGGACTGATTAAGCACACAGTAAGAAGCAAGAGGCCCTCTCATTAGCTGGACACTGAGACTGAAATTCTGGTGACTAGAATGAGCTCAGAGGAGCTGAGCTTGTGGATGGATGAGATACAAGGGACATGGGGGTCTGAAACACTGTTTTATGGGACTGTAGAACACAAAGGGTaatgtctcttcctttttcctcccccactttccTCCCTTAGGAAACCCCAGGAGTAGAGGTTGCTTTCAAACAAATAGCTGTTTCCATTTAACAATTATGTGCATTGCATTTTTCTGCTTGCTGAACAGCAAACTGGCTTTCCtcctctttgttcttctctttctgcctagAGGGCAATTTCCGCCTCTCTATTTTGCAAGGCCGGTAGTTCAAATACAGTGCTATGGTGATTACACCCACTCCAAGAGCGACCATAATGATGACAAAGATGGTGGAGCTGATTCCTTCATCCAGTCCTGCCCaagcacagaagacagagaattGGGAGGGTCAAGAGGGCAAGAGAATCCCCCCCTCTCCAGCTTACCATACCCACCTCTCAGTCTCACCCTTCCCTACCCactgaaatttttcttctttccctattTGGGTAAGAATCCCAAACCCCTTGGGCATTTCCATCCTAGGCCTGGCAGCAGGAAAGCCACAGTCACCTCGAACGATGACAGCAATGTCTTTGCTGACAGAGCCCAGTTGGTTAGAGGCTGTGCAGCAGTAGGTTCCTGTGTGGTTCTGGGTTGCTTTCCATGGCACTTCAAAGTTGACTATCACTCCATTCCAGGTACACACCAAGGTTGGAGTTGGGTTTCCCTTTGGTACGCAGGCAAGCAGCTGCTCTGTCCCTTTCACCCACGTCTGGTTGCCAGGGCAGTCAGATTCCTCTAACCGGGGCTTGTCTGGAAAAGAGAGCCCCCCAAGGAGCTGAGCTCAGTGTGCCACATTCCTTCCTCACTGAGATGCTTAGCTTCCTCTCCCCTAATCCAAAAGCTGTGTCCCTCCCACCTGACAGCTTTACTTCCCAAGGAAAGGAGCACTGTTCCCTGCTTTGGGGCACTCTTCTGTCTTCCATTTTCTAGGGGCAAGGAGTcagagatgcagcaaaggcatcTTAATGGATTCAGACTCAATATCTGGCCTGTCCTATCAATGCTGGCTTCCCTGCTTCCCATCTTTGCTTCTCAGTGAGTGAGGAGATGGGTAGGGGCGAACCCAGAGATAAGGGattttctacttttcaaaaacacagatttttatatgaaaatttccCCCCCTTAGCATAAAGTCCAACTATCACTTCCTGTGTTCTCAGCCATCAACCCTCAACTAATACCAGCTAATCACCCTGCATTCTCTTTTCCGTTCCCAGGTCCCCCTCATGTTTCTCTCAGCTTACTTTCCTGGGGATAATGTAAGCTTGGGgagctttaattttatttcaccctttgatgttttattttaatgagaaaaatgtagcAACTCTAATAATGAAGTTGCTGGCCAAGGACTCTGGAGATGAGAGACTAATAATAATCCTTGTTTTGACAAGAAAGATCAGGCCTCTACTCACATAAGACATGGAGCTGGACCGCAGTGGTTTTGCTCAACCGCTGACCCTGAACCTCCAAAGAGGCCTCACAGGAAAAATTTCGGCCGTTATCTTCCTCCCTGGTGGTAAGTAAAAGCCAGGCAGGTTCCCCAGGGGCAGGGAGATCTGGGGCTCCCTTAAGCCGAAGAGTAGGGCTGGGTGATGTTAACACATGCCCCAAACAGGTCACATTAATGTCTGTCCCTGCCAATGGGTATAATTCTTCTATCTCTAGGATTGGTGGAGGGAAGcctataagaaaaggaaagagagaatcaaaCATATTTCTCAAAATTCTCAGCCAGTTCTATACTCTTGCTTCTGATGGTATGGTATCTAGGCAGATAAGACAGGGAAAACTTTGGATACCCTACTGCTTCTGTGCTAAAATGGCAAGAGCAGTGAGATTTGGGAATTTGAGAGCTCTTATGACAAATGCAGTGTCCATACATTTGGCTATTGCCTCTGTGGCAAGGACAGCAAGAAGGCTTTTCATCTTATAAAtttcctccccacctcaaaaagtTGTTCCCAGAAACAAGCTGAAGGACCTATAATCACTCTGTAAGTAAGATGGCCACAAGAAACGGTGAAGGCTGAACACAACTACTGTCTCAATGCATGTCTCCAACCTGCCTGCACTCATCAGAGAAAGATCACATGAGAGTGTACCGAGGAAAGGTTAATAGGGATATTTGCAGTGGAACCACCAAGGATTTACTGTGGAAGTTTCAGTGGCAGAGAACCCTCgtgaggaagggaagaggcagcTCACTTACTATAGACATGCACTGGCTCTcttgttttctgttccattggACCCAGAGATACAAGGCAAGACAGCTCCTGATCACCAGTCTCCATGGCCCGAACTGTGGCATTGGcccatgctgtgtctcccttccaGGAGACAAACAGGCTCAGCTCTTGGTCTCCCAGGAACATGTGGAACATTACCTCTCTGGCGGGGAACACCCTAGCCAACTCGCAGCTCACAGCCTCTGCCATCCCAATCTCCAAAAGTGAGGAGACCCAGATTTGGGGACTCTGAGAGAATTCTgccaaaaaaatgaagaaaaggaaagaaaggagaaaagccatGATAAATCATGTGCTATATAGGACCCCACAATTTAGGAAGGGAGTGTGGCTTAAAGCTCTCTGTCTCCCAGGGTAAGATTACAGCCCAGGTAGAGATGGGGCTCAATTACTCTCACACCCTAATCCTAAACTCTGTGGGAACTTAGTCCCAAAAGGCCAAGgtaagataaagaaactgagcctCAGGATCCTTCCATACCTGGACTCTGACTCACCAAAGATCCGGAGTACCTTGATGGCTGAGCTGTGAAAGAGCCCTCCACCATGTGAACTCAAGTCCAGTTCTGCACGGCAGGAGAAATTGCACCTATCATCTTCCCTTTGGGCTTTGACATTGATGGTGATCTCAGCTCTTTGGGAGGCCACAGCCAAGTTCATAAAGTCCTTTCTGTGTAGTTCCTGGTTACCCTGGAGAAGGGTAAGGGTGAGGTTCTCCAGGGGTGCTACACTGGGCACATGGCACTTCACTGTGAAGGCTTCATCCATGGCTACCCATGCCGGCTGCAGCTCCAGGATCACCTGCTCGGGTGGCTCTTTAAGAGAAAAAGGTGGGCTTGATGAGAGAAGGCTACTCACCTCTCCAGAAAGAAATGGTATAGGACAGAAAGCTGGTGATACAAGGTGACCGTTACTCTTAAACCATCCGATCAACCGTGTCAGCTTTCTGCCAACCCTGCCCTACATAAGACAAGTCAGTCTTCTGGCTCTTCTTCTGCCCATCAAAGGTGGCTAAAGTCATAGCCAAGAAATGTGACTGTTGAGGGGCAGGTCCCTTGCGTTGACTGTTGCTGCCATTCTGGAGAACTTTTATCTCTTACCAGAGGTGCTTCAGAGGCATGAGCAGCTTCTGAGGAGCTCCTTAGCATCACACAAAAACTACACCCTAGTCTACCAAGCTTTTACCCCAAAGAGATCACACTTACTCTTATGGCAATATCCTTGCCAATGCTATTTGCCCACCTGAAAGATCTTCCTCACCCATGCCCTTCACTTCAAATCCTTACCATTCTGCAGGAGTGAAGCTCAAGAGCCTCCTTTTCCATGGAGACAGAGACCCTCCTTTTTCCAGTCCCTATTTATTCTAAGAACTTGTGCCAAATAATTTAGCACAAATTGTATACTTTTTTGATCATTTATAAGCTGGCATTATTAGTATATGCCTCCTATACCTGAACATATTCTCAAGCACAATGTCTGGATGCCCTCTGTGGTCTGCTCCTAATTTAAAATCcttcaccggggcgcctgggtggcgcagtcggttaagcgtccgacttcagccaggtcacgatctcgcggtccgtgagttcgagccccgcgtcaggctctgggctgatggctcagagcctggagcctgtttccgcttctgtgcctccctctctctctgcccctcccccgttcatgctctgtctctctctgtcccaaaaataaataaaaaacgttgaaaaaaaattaaaaaaataaataaataaataaaatccttcaCCAAAGGGAAATAGAAGTAATTGGCTCTAGAATTCCTGCAGTATAACAGAAATCTCTACTAAGGGCCCAAATTGTCTCCCCCAaaagaaatttctaatttttccctAAATAAGACATAGTGATGTTCCCCcagtcttcccttcctcctcagcCCTACTCACGATACACAGTGATGTCAAGCCTTGTGTCCTTTTGGATCCCTGCACAAGAGAAGAAGCACTGCAGAACAGAATTCTCTGTGACATCCTCCAGAAGAAACTCCTTCCACTGAGGTCCTTTGTCCACCTGGGTTTTCTTTAAGTAAGTCTCAATTCCACTGGGTCCTGGGTCTGGACAGGTAGTGCTGCAGTTGATCATTAGGGACTGTCCAAGCTTTACCAGGGCCTGATCTGGCCAAACGGAAACCTCAAATATCTCTTCAGTTGCTCCTGAAATGATCAACCACACACATATGCCAAAGACTTTGGTGAGGACCACAAGACCCTAGTCTATCAAGAAGGCCTAGTCTATCAATTTGTAGGTTAGAAATGGGAAACCTACCCTgaagaaaaagttacaaagaaccagacaagaaaaagacCCTTAATGAACAGGTAGAACCCTGATTCCACCATTCCCTGCATTCATTATCTTTCCAGTAATCTTGGTTTCTCCATTAGTGTCACCTTGGAAACTACAGAGTTGTTAAAACTCATGCCAAGGAAACCATTCTCTTCCTAAGCTTCCAGATGTCTTAGAAGCTCCCAGGACTGGCTGCTGAGGGCCCTCAAGGGCTTAGTAGGCCCTAGAGAAAAGAGCTCTGTGCTTACACCTCAAATCAGTGTTTCTCTGAAATTATGGTCTAAGAATTGCCTTCACCAAAATCACCTGGAATGCTTGTAAAACTACAGACTCTAACTCCACCTCAGACTGAATGATTAAGCACTTGTGAAGGTGGGATGTGGAAATACGCAGTGAACAGAACAAGCACTCCTGATGATCCTTATGCACACTGAATTATGAACCCACTAGCCTAAAGGTGACTCCTAGGGTCATTCATTTCCCAGAATTTTTCACCGCTTCTCAAAATAAGACTATTCCTTTTTTGCTTTGGTACTAAGGCAACATGTTTTTGGATGCTTAAGAGTTTAGTCTGTTAGGGAAATCTCAGGTGCAATGAGAGAGACATCAGGTAAAACTTTCAGATGCCTTATGTAGGTGAGAGGCACAGTCTCCTGGAAGCTTCCCCACAGGTCCCCTTTAGCTACTCCATGTCCACCATCTGTTTCGTCTACCAAACACCGGGCCCTTCTAGGAATACACAACTCATGTAGCAGTGTTACCCACTAAGGCTCCAGTTCCTTTCTTGCCGTCTGGAGCACTCGCTCCTCACAACTAAGCTATGGGTCCTCTCCTATCAAGACGCTATTGCAACTTCATGACACAAAAGGTGgcaacaaagaagtaaaaatattcttAAGAACAGAAAACTAGGACAGTCCTGGGCTGGCAGGGGGCCAAAGAGAGAAGGCATATTTCTCAGGGGAGAGTTTTCTCTGATGGTTTGTTCTCCTGTTCCTCAATTTGGGTTCCCCAATTATAAGCTAGAGACACCTACAGATTCTATGTCCTAATGATCCAAAAATAGgaatctcaggggcgcctgggtggcgcagtcggttaagcgtccgacttcagccaggtcacgatctcgcggtccgtgagttcgagccccgcgtcaggctctgggctgatggctcggagcctggagcctgtttccgattctgtgtctccctctctctctctgcccctcccccgttcatgctctgtctctctctgtcccaaaaataaataaaaaacgttgaaaaaaaaaataggaatctcTCCCAAGGGTCCAGACAAATGAATAGTATATTTTTGCCCCATTCATTACTTCTTATGCTCTTACTGACCAGCCACCTGCACTTTGGCACATACTGACTAAAGAAACTATCACAAATAGCCTTACCTGGGCCAGGGTTCAAGGCCAGCAGGGCCCAGACACAAAACAGTAGCATTTCCATCCTTGTGAGAAGGGCCAAAagctggagagaaaggagaaaacagtgCTGGAGAAAAGTgaccaaagaaagtaaaaaggataTAGAGAACTATTTCTTTGGTATTGCTAAAGATCGAACCCTTTCCTGACACCTTGAATAGTCTGGAGAAATTATAGCAAGAGTAACAGTGGTATGGTGTGGATGTACTAAAAGGATGTAGCAAGGGGCACGtggcgtgggtggctcagttgagcttccaacttttggtttcggctcaggtcaggatctcacggtttgtgggttcgagtcccatgttgggctctgtgctggtgatgcagagcctgcttgggattatctctccctctctccgcccctccccactcgtgctgtctctgtctcaaaataaataaaaacttcttaaaaatatacaaaaaaaaattaaaggacatAGGAAAATAGTAGGGGATATTAGATTAAGTGAGATTCCTGTATATGTTTGTGTCGCAGTTATCTGTTTACATATTTGTCTCCATCTACTTGAGTCAGTAGAAGGCTATTAGCATGGAAACATGAAAAACGAAGTTTGGAGAGATGTAATCAATGTTTATCTAGCACTGTCCAGTGGGAAATGACCATGAATCTAGGAAACATGGTCACAAGAGTCCTGTTCTCTGAAGTAAGGGAGAAATGTTTCATCAGGGCTCTGTTCATGACCTCTATGAGATATCCCTCAAGATaatccatctctctctgctctgcctccatGTTCACCAAGCAACCTTTGGATTATTTCGTTGGCTGAGTTAAGTCCTAATTGTCCACCTCTCTTTTCTCCACCCATCTGTaccaagtttttttcttttaaagcccCCCACTGAAGCTAATTTATTCCAAGAAAGGTTTCTTAACTAATCCTGTCCCTCTTCACAACCCCTCACTTACAACAGATTGTCTGCACCTCCCTTTACACCAAATGTGATTTCTGAAGCTGCATGTTAAAATGCAATTCActttagtgaatttttttttttttttttaatttttttcaacgttttttttaatttatttttgggacagagagagacagagcatgaacaggggaggggcagagagagagggagacacagaatcggaagcaggctccaggctccaggctccgagccatcagcccagagcctgatgcggggctcgaactcacggaccacgagatcgtgacctggctgaagtcggacgcttaaccgactgcgccacccaggcgcccctagtgaattatttttaatgatgaattCATTACTATGCTAGAAATTCCCTGAGGACAAGAGACTATATTTATCTTGCATCTCCACCTcctagcacagcgcctggcatGTTATGGATATCCCACGAAGTGGATGACTACCCTCTAATTCTGTAGTATTTGAATTTTCATACATTGGGTTTTACACAGGTGTACCTTTACTTATATTCTGGTCTGAAAGAGCATATaaggtttttggtgttttttttttttttgtcctttttatacATGCATAAGATAACAGGcatatcaaaatttatatttccaaGTGAATGTTACTCTTTGAATACTTTGGGAGGCTATAAATTTATTCCAGTAATGACACCattattcaaaacttttttttgaaatgatttaGAGCTGGCTTGTAAGCTACACAAGAAAAATCAGTCTATTAAACTATTTTGTtattctttgaggaaaaaatgaTATGACTCAGACACCTTATTCACCAGATTTAGCTCTGAGTGCCTTAACATCTCTTTCCAAGGAAGATCTCCTATCAACTGAAGACATTCCTAAGTACCCCAGACTTTGAAGGAATTTCAAAATAAGAGTTTTAAGTAATAACAGCTGTTTGAAAAAGTACAAAAGCCCTGAGTGGAATTGCTTATATTCATACATTATTTCAGCAaacaattattgagcacctacaataTTCCAGGCTCTTAGAAAGGTATAGAAGTTACCAGGATTTATCCCATGACAATAGGAATCCCTGGAAGTTAGTGGGAAagacaaatgtaaataaaaataacaatattattcCAAGTGTTActataaaaatgggggggggggtgacagtaAAGTGAGAATTAAATGACTAAATTCAAGCCAAGTGTTTATCCCAACTCCTGGCACATAAGACTTCAATATGTTAGTGATGATGGTGATTGTGCCACTGCTACTGATAATGATAAATTGATCCAGGAGCATTGAGGAGGGAATCATTACTTCTCTCTGAAGGAGCTGAGGTTTCTCAGGTCTCCTTTGAACTGCATTTTCTATTATGACTGGAAGTTTATTAAGGAATGAGGTGATACAAAGAGGAGGTCAGGTCAGACTTGAGAAAATTCAAGAAGTTCAGTATGGGTAGCATACAGGAAAAAGGACTGTGGGATAAAGAAGTAGGTATACAATTGGGTCAGTAAGCAGGAATTTACAGAGCTTTTAAAGCAGGGGGGTGAGATAAtcagctttatttttcaaaatgacagCACTGGCAGTGtgtggaaaaagaaagatggaagaaaagacTGATGGCCACGAGATCTGGTAGAAGGTGACTGCGGTAATCTAAGGGAGATCCAAGAGGGCCTGAAGGCATTAGTGACTGCAGAATTTTTATATAGAGGATATTCAGGGGGATCTCTGTCTGGTTGAAAATGGGGGTTAGAGGTTATGTTTGCATAGTAAACATACTTGTTTTACTTAAAAGCGTATGTTACAGATTAATAAAATAGCAGTGTTCtacatattttttcccatcttgcataatatttagaatatatcaATTATTCAtatctacttttattttaaaagcatcaagGGGAGGATAGAGGAAAATGGCATCCCCACTGTTTGAAGGGCATGCATAACATTCATTtagctatataatttttttaaaaatatcagccACGTTGGACACTGTAGAATCCCAATTTACTGTTGAATTCGTTGAGGTAAAGTGCTCTCTTCCTAACACCCATTCCAAGCTAGGCACTTACTATGGATCTGTATCTCACTTCATTGACTCTTTTCTCAACCACATCTTGTCTAATAGCTTCTAACATTTAGTAACCATATACagtactatgttccaggcactacaCTGACTGGCTTACTTTAGTTATCTCATAGCAATCTTATGATAATTGccacttttacagatgaggagatggaGACTGGAAGAGGTAAAGTAACTTACCCCAAATCACACAACTAATTAAGAGGTGCAGCCAGCATTCAAACCCAGGCATCTTTACTACTGGGCAATTCTTACTACTTCACTGCTTCTTTATATTCCGTGACTCTAGATTATCTGTGCTTCGATGGGGCCACTGTGCCACAAACAATCCTGCATAGTGGTTAATCCAAGAGCTCCTGTTTCATTCATCTCTCCTTAGCTTGCTGATGGTACCTTTCTCTGCAAACCTAATCTTGCCGTGAATTAATCTTATAGATTATATTCTCCTAGAGCCTTGGCTAAAAAAGATTTCCCATCTTTGATCTCTATAAGCCAACCTAGGTGGTTTTCCCTTGTGGTTGCCACTAGTACGTGCCACATAGATATAAGAAaatggagggggggtggggtcgTGCTGATTCTTGTTGTTTTCATTCTGGGATACTGACAATACTTTGTTTGTTCTATGTTGTTCCAAGTGCCCTCTCCCCGCCCAACTATCCTCACAGCTGTTAAGAGTTCATccttgggggagcctgggttgctcagtttaTTAAGTGtgggacttctgctcaggtcatgatctcacagctgatgagtttgagccccatgtcaggctctgtgctgacagctcagagcctggagcctgccttgaattctgtgtctccctgtctctgaacctctcctgcttgtgctctgtctctctctcaaaaataaacgttaaaaaaaaaaaaagttcatcctTGTTTTCACGTAGCATGTTACGATCAGGTACTGAAACATGacgtttttttattcattcattttcttttaatttttttaacgtttaattatgattgagagacagagagagccagagcatgagtaggggaggggtcgagagacggggagacacagaatgtgaaggaggctccaaggtctgagctgtcagcacagagcctgacgcggggctcgaactcacaaactatgagatcatgacctgagttgaagtctgacgctcaacggactgaaccacccaggtgccccttattcgTTCATTTTCTTACAAAGCAAGCAGCATCCCTaagaggaaatgaatttttaaatctttttaactCCTCTGGCTTACTTGCTCTGTAGTATTATATGCCATATAAAAGGTTTAAAGTGTCTGAAATCCTAGGCCTCTAATCCAGCCACTGAAGGGTTGCAGGGAGGGCGTAGGCAGGTGAGGGGAGGACGGCACACGCCGACATGCCCTTGGGATGGCTTTGGCTGTGGAGCGCACCTGGCCTTCCGGTCCGAATCTGGGGCGCTCCCAGGGTGCCCTGCAATTTCTCATACATCCGGGAGTCACATCCCACCCTCTGCATGGTCTTCTCCCTCGAATTCCCTGGAATTCGCTTCCTCCTCGCGGAACACTCCCCCCAGGTGAGCGTACGTTCGTGATCAGGGCTCAGCACGAGCACCCCCGTGTCCTCCCCCCATAGTGCCCAGGCCGCTGCCCGCCAGCCCCACGCTACTGCTTTCGGGACGCGCACCTCCCTGACACCTCGCTTGTCAGGCCGGCGGGTCTACCTCCCCTGCCGGACTGTCAGCCCCGGGAGGGCAGGGCATCCACACCTCGACCCGACACAACAGCTACAAAGACTCGAGGGCAGGACCGAGCCCGGCGCTCGGACGCGGAGCGCAACGCCCGTTCCCGCTCGGAAGGAGTCTCCCGTCTGGCCTGCACACAGTGTGGCCTCTCACGCTCTCGGCCCCACAGGCCGGGAAGGGCTTCAGAGGCGGATGGTATTTAAAACGTGAAAGGTATGTGGAAAAACCACTCCAGCGAGTGCCCCTCTGGGTTTCCGGCCCACTGCCGCGTGACAAGGCGAAGCCCGTCACACGAGGTCAGGCCTCTGCAGACCTGACGGAAAAAGCCAGGAGGAGACACCGGCATGAACCTAAGCACACAAAGCAAGACCTAAATCCTCACGGAGGGCCGCTCCTCGCCGCTCGCCGCTCCTGTCACTCCTGGGATAGCTAGACCGCTCCGCTGCCTCGCCCGCGCTGTTCTCAGAAACTTGCCACGCGCTCAGACCGTTTGGTAGGCAGCGCCAGGCGGGGGCGCGCGCGCGAGCTTCTGGCCGGAGGATTTCCTGATCTGCCCAGAAACTCGTGACGTTTACCCAGAAGCTTAGCAAGGGTTGGCCGAGGCCAATGGGGCGGACCAGGAAGCTGAACTCACAGGAGGGGGTTGCAAGGGAAAATGAAGGTAGAGAAGCCTGTGTCTCGCTTGGTAGAGAGCTCATGTTTGATTCAAGATAATAGGTACTAAGCAAAACAAAGTGAACACAAAAGAGTAAGGGTTGTTGTAGGAAATAATGGCTCTGTTAGAAAAACAAAGGGTTGTCCACCCCTGTGCCTATTCGTTGTGTGACGCGGCCTGAGCATGTGCGAAGTCGCGCGCGGAAGCTGGCTGCGCGCGCAGCTGCGTTCCCGTGTTGGGCCGCGCAGGTTGGCGTTGGGTGTCGGTTTCTCAGTTGCTCAAAAATCTAGCTGGCGTCGCTCTCGGCTCTTCCTGGGTGGCCTGGCAAATTGGTTCCACGGGACTTTTTGCCAGTATCAAAAAGACTTTTTTGTACACCCCCGTTTCTCCACATACAAGTAACACGCTTGAGTAAACGAGCATTCCCTTCCTCACTTCCTACCAAACGTGCCTGCGCTCTTGCTCCCCCGCCCAGCAGCTATCAATAGCCATAAAAATGGGGGTGAGTAAATCCTCCGTTGTGTCTCTCCACCCCGGACCCCTTTCCACCGCTTT of the Neofelis nebulosa isolate mNeoNeb1 chromosome 16, mNeoNeb1.pri, whole genome shotgun sequence genome contains:
- the LOC131498218 gene encoding intercellular adhesion molecule 2-like isoform X2 encodes the protein MEMLLFCVWALLALNPGPGATEEIFEVSVWPDQALVKLGQSLMINCSTTCPDPGPSGIETYLKKTQVDKGPQWKEFLLEDVTENSVLQCFFSCAGIQKDTRLDITVYQPPEQVILELQPAWVAMDEAFTVKCHVPSVAPLENLTLTLLQGNQELHRKDFMNLAVASQRAEITINVKAQREDDRCNFSCRAELDLSSHGGGLFHSSAIKVLRIFEFSQSPQIWVSSLLEIGMAEAVSCELARVFPAREVMFHMFLGDQELSLFVSWKGDTAWANATVRAMETGDQELSCLVSLGPMEQKTREPVHVYNKPRLEESDCPGNQTWVKGTEQLLACVPKGNPTPTLVCTWNGVIVNFEVPWKATQNHTGTYCCTASNQLGSVSKDIAVIVRGLDEGISSTIFVIIMVALGVGVITIALYLNYRPCKIERRKLPSRQKEKNKEEESQFAVQQAEKCNAHNC
- the LOC131498218 gene encoding intercellular adhesion molecule 5-like isoform X1, with protein sequence MEMLLFCVWALLALNPGPGATEEIFEVSVWPDQALVKLGQSLMINCSTTCPDPGPSGIETYLKKTQVDKGPQWKEFLLEDVTENSVLQCFFSCAGIQKDTRLDITVYQPPEQVILELQPAWVAMDEAFTVKCHVPSVAPLENLTLTLLQGNQELHRKDFMNLAVASQRAEITINVKAQREDDRCNFSCRAELDLSSHGGGLFHSSAIKVLRIFEFSQSPQIWVSSLLEIGMAEAVSCELARVFPAREVMFHMFLGDQELSLFVSWKGDTAWANATVRAMETGDQELSCLVSLGPMEQKTREPVHVYSFPPPILEIEELYPLAGTDINVTCLGHVLTSPSPTLRLKGAPDLPAPGEPAWLLLTTREEDNGRNFSCEASLEVQGQRLSKTTAVQLHVLYKPRLEESDCPGNQTWVKGTEQLLACVPKGNPTPTLVCTWNGVIVNFEVPWKATQNHTGTYCCTASNQLGSVSKDIAVIVRGLDEGISSTIFVIIMVALGVGVITIALYLNYRPCKIERRKLPSRQKEKNKEEESQFAVQQAEKCNAHNC